From Candidatus Pedobacter colombiensis, one genomic window encodes:
- a CDS encoding DUF4957 domain-containing protein, with the protein MKFNTYKTLLALMLLTAFTACKKAPGPVMNYYVDAPKNMRLNAVKTTLHATWEYSGKENVGFLAQVAYDANFSTIIKSDTLASTATAVDFTNLSYFSEAYVRVRALSSNLILHSNFVAATIKPESILKTILKSELTATSAILRWNAPSSGTLTSVLILDNLKKTERTIQLSTQNISSQSLLIDGLESAGNYTAVIFAGEDRKGVLTFNAVDLKMSITIQGSTEIYETLHEAVAAAPAGGIINIGGAKYDFSTLGTVEITKAVTIRAVQGGDIPEITSQAFNIVGNVASLTLSGLKIAGKSSYAIIATGLTSACSIVVENCEVTGPTAGLVYVAATAVAAANVNFRMNNSVCRDFGATGGDFIDFRAGGLSGMTITNSTFYNLARDFFRIDATTTYPISNPPILVENCTFNNVCGYGTNGTQGRFIYIRVAKVTGYTMMKINKCILTNKFRSLASGVNPTIEFTNNNVFGNYSTEWAGGTVSNAVTTLDPQYADVVKFNFTVGNATVKAAGLGDPRWLK; encoded by the coding sequence ATGAAATTCAATACATATAAAACGCTGCTTGCACTTATGCTGCTAACAGCATTTACGGCCTGTAAAAAAGCACCAGGTCCTGTTATGAACTATTATGTTGATGCTCCTAAAAATATGAGGCTAAATGCAGTTAAAACTACATTGCATGCTACCTGGGAATATTCTGGAAAAGAGAACGTAGGTTTTTTAGCGCAGGTGGCATATGATGCAAACTTTTCAACTATTATCAAATCAGATACTTTAGCCTCAACAGCAACTGCTGTTGATTTTACCAATCTGAGTTATTTTTCTGAAGCTTATGTTAGGGTAAGAGCTTTATCAAGTAATTTGATCTTGCATTCAAATTTTGTGGCCGCTACTATTAAGCCTGAGAGCATTTTAAAAACAATTTTAAAATCAGAGCTAACAGCTACATCAGCTATACTAAGATGGAATGCTCCAAGTTCAGGCACTTTGACCTCTGTATTAATTCTTGATAATCTGAAAAAGACAGAAAGAACTATTCAACTTTCTACACAAAATATTAGTTCTCAATCATTGTTAATTGATGGTTTAGAATCAGCAGGTAATTATACTGCAGTAATTTTTGCTGGCGAAGACAGAAAAGGAGTACTTACATTTAATGCTGTGGATTTAAAGATGAGTATTACTATTCAAGGCAGTACTGAAATCTATGAAACGCTTCATGAAGCTGTTGCAGCAGCACCTGCTGGGGGTATAATCAACATTGGAGGAGCAAAATATGACTTTAGTACACTAGGTACGGTAGAAATAACAAAAGCAGTAACCATTAGGGCAGTTCAGGGAGGAGATATTCCTGAAATTACTTCTCAGGCATTTAATATTGTAGGTAATGTAGCCAGTTTAACATTATCAGGATTAAAAATAGCTGGCAAATCTTCTTATGCAATTATAGCAACCGGTCTCACCAGCGCTTGCAGTATTGTTGTGGAGAACTGTGAAGTAACAGGCCCTACCGCCGGTCTGGTTTATGTAGCAGCAACTGCGGTGGCTGCGGCAAATGTTAACTTTAGAATGAATAATTCAGTCTGTCGTGATTTCGGTGCAACCGGTGGCGATTTCATTGATTTTAGGGCTGGTGGATTAAGTGGTATGACTATTACCAATTCTACATTTTATAATCTTGCCAGAGATTTTTTCCGTATTGATGCAACAACGACCTATCCAATTAGCAATCCGCCGATTTTGGTTGAAAACTGCACATTTAATAATGTTTGTGGTTACGGTACTAATGGTACTCAGGGCAGATTTATTTATATCAGAGTAGCAAAAGTTACTGGATACACTATGATGAAGATAAATAAATGTATACTTACGAATAAGTTCAGGTCTCTGGCCAGCGGTGTGAATCCAACGATTGAGTTTACAAATAACAATGTTTTTGGAAATTATTCGACAGAATGGGCTGGTGGTACAGTAAGTAACGCCGTAACTACTTTAGACCCTCAGTACGCTGATGTTGTTAAGTTTAACTTTACCGTTGGAAATGCGACCGTCAAAGCTGCAGGATTAGGTGATCCAAGATGGTTGAAATAA
- a CDS encoding RagB/SusD family nutrient uptake outer membrane protein, giving the protein MKFQYKKALTIAALASLVTAFTGCKKDFFDLKDRNGMDSRIWDNEGAIQFLLNGTYDVVMPEFPYELAANNVLYASDEDRFSSSDAIMRKAIGVNGSLIANDVKFVAQKYQGNNKGDNKYFDIARCNNAIKEIPGGTLSQDAKNKLRGQFFALRALSYFELTRVYGGVPLVLEPQDPDNIKLEGRAKAAECFKAVVNDLDSAMVLLNGVTWNDANERGKFTRASVAALKGRVLLYWASPQFNPTNDPAHPYDAKRWQTAYLACKDAYDICKASGNALMPNYSDIFLKEGAANPEAIIVRSYSNKVAKRGQAVEGKLRPVEEGGSPSAFLPTLNMVNAYSMKDGVPIDKASSFTYDPSMFWVNRDPRLDATIAYNGSAWKLSGLANRRQWNYTGNVTESSPQSFYMKRFADPDLAKGAVSYSNDFGGNGMDWIELRFAEVIMNYAECANEIGNLAEAKDLVKQIRIRAGIVQGTKNYGLDLATSRTEMSDLIMRERMVEFAFEGKRGYDLRRTRRFHLLSGQMQVVTWATKSTALKTELEAITSNGTRFRDGINVNDKATFDKYFTSTINTVGVTGFSIPETYYFYALPSTFMNSSPLLEQTIGWDGGTFDPL; this is encoded by the coding sequence ATGAAATTTCAATATAAAAAAGCATTAACTATAGCGGCATTGGCTTCTTTAGTGACTGCATTTACCGGCTGTAAAAAAGACTTTTTTGATCTGAAAGACAGGAACGGCATGGATTCCAGGATATGGGATAATGAAGGTGCAATACAGTTTCTGCTAAATGGTACTTATGATGTAGTGATGCCAGAATTTCCTTACGAACTAGCTGCTAATAACGTATTATATGCCAGCGATGAGGACCGTTTCTCATCATCAGATGCCATCATGAGAAAAGCAATCGGGGTTAATGGTTCCTTGATCGCTAATGATGTTAAATTTGTTGCCCAGAAGTACCAGGGAAATAATAAAGGTGATAACAAGTATTTTGATATTGCTCGCTGCAATAATGCAATAAAGGAAATCCCTGGAGGAACTTTATCTCAGGATGCTAAAAACAAGCTAAGAGGGCAGTTCTTTGCACTAAGAGCACTTTCTTATTTTGAGCTTACACGCGTATATGGTGGTGTGCCGCTGGTATTGGAACCACAAGATCCTGATAATATTAAATTAGAAGGAAGGGCAAAAGCTGCAGAATGTTTTAAAGCTGTTGTTAATGATCTGGATTCAGCAATGGTATTGTTGAATGGAGTTACCTGGAATGATGCGAATGAAAGGGGGAAATTTACACGTGCATCAGTAGCAGCCTTAAAAGGTAGGGTATTATTGTATTGGGCTAGTCCGCAGTTTAATCCAACTAATGATCCTGCTCACCCTTATGATGCTAAAAGATGGCAAACCGCGTATCTAGCGTGCAAAGATGCCTATGATATTTGTAAAGCAAGCGGCAATGCTTTAATGCCAAACTATTCAGATATCTTCTTAAAAGAAGGAGCTGCCAATCCAGAGGCAATTATTGTAAGATCGTATTCCAACAAAGTAGCCAAAAGAGGCCAGGCGGTAGAGGGTAAGTTGAGACCTGTTGAAGAAGGAGGTTCTCCATCTGCATTTTTACCTACGTTAAATATGGTTAATGCTTATAGCATGAAAGATGGTGTACCAATTGACAAGGCTTCATCTTTTACTTACGATCCTTCTATGTTTTGGGTTAATCGGGATCCAAGACTCGATGCGACTATTGCTTATAATGGTAGTGCATGGAAACTGAGTGGGTTAGCTAACCGAAGACAATGGAACTATACAGGAAATGTTACTGAGTCTTCTCCTCAGAGCTTTTATATGAAACGTTTTGCAGATCCGGATTTAGCCAAAGGTGCAGTTAGTTATTCTAACGATTTTGGAGGTAATGGCATGGATTGGATAGAATTGCGCTTTGCAGAAGTAATTATGAATTATGCGGAGTGCGCTAATGAGATCGGTAATCTAGCCGAAGCAAAAGATCTGGTTAAGCAAATTCGTATTAGAGCAGGGATAGTCCAGGGCACAAAAAACTATGGTCTTGATCTTGCAACTAGTAGAACCGAAATGAGCGATTTGATTATGAGAGAGAGAATGGTCGAGTTTGCATTTGAAGGTAAGCGTGGTTACGATCTAAGAAGAACTCGTCGCTTCCATCTTTTAAGCGGGCAGATGCAAGTTGTAACCTGGGCAACTAAATCAACAGCTTTAAAAACAGAACTGGAAGCTATAACAAGTAATGGAACAAGATTTAGAGATGGAATTAATGTAAATGATAAAGCTACGTTTGATAAGTACTTTACATCTACTATAAATACAGTTGGAGTTACCGGATTTAGCATTCCTGAAACCTACTACTTCTATGCGCTACCTTCTACTTTTATGAATTCTAGTCCATTATTGGAACAGACCATAGGATGGGATGGCGGTACATTCGACCCATTGTAA
- a CDS encoding TonB-dependent receptor translates to MNFKLLRTLKGILLLSLLFCTSSYAQIKKITGKVTDNSDGGPIPGVNVSIKGKPSNVSTNADGQYTIQADPATDVLVFSFIGFVRQSIALNNRLRLDVKLSSDNKDLDEVIVVGYGTKKKSEILGSIANIKAEEIEDLPVPNIAAALRNRIPGVGVNAVSGKPGASITINIRNSAVSDQAKLSGGVVNEPLYVIDGITVSRDDFDNLDPTMVEDISFLKDASAAIYGAAGAKGVVLITTKRGKKGKPQISYTGFRGVSDNASNIDMLSAYDHALLLNDGFRIGNNPAGDFFSDADLEQLKNSTTKGWFDELWRTSAVNRHTMNISGGSDAITFFAGGNYYDESGNYGGIKYSKYAFRSGMNAKILEGLTAQVTLNADFNKKTSDTYKNGGENDQAFFQQLITTPKWVPIQINGMPVNYNNNTNPLAVVNSGNKIWNKSQGLSINASIDYRPKVVPGLSARIQFGKNNRSGSNGQYVPPYTVYNFVKTGQNGLLFTDQLQSTAPTTTAVGAANTQLLSGSNLSSSYQAIASLSYEKKIDKHNLSVMAAFDQSENNSEVLSVYWRNQILPGVDEFWGFDQSTFTKQERSFVESVQRSYISRLSYDFDKKYFLEGIARMDASSNFAPGHRWGLFPSLGLGWAASEEKFFKDNVKFVDRLKFKINYGLVGESRVGSRLWQARYTVDPNGYLYNETLGGGINPTMKPNPNISWEKARTLNVGVDMAMLDNKITFSYEFYHRFSYDMYDKGNNENFPMYAGFEAPLLNYQERTNWGSEFSLGYRTKIGANWGVNTNVLFGFANNRIDKMFYNQFQLWDITYPDLKYQFGTDTKKYNSSNYGLITKGMFRTQAQLDAFMNENPTYTINNKVPQVGWLYYEDTNGDGKITEKDQVPMFNSTNSFGVGFNVGISYKTLSLNTNFVTRFGGKEFYDSKSKAPASKTVNVPAYWKDHWTPENPDAKFPRFDDAGIGAGWNSDFWAVSGTMIRINSMTLTYKMPKNILSRIGIADSRLVLTGNNLWTIINPLKYKDPYSSTIYDYPTLRTVSLGLNVSL, encoded by the coding sequence ATGAATTTCAAACTTTTACGAACGTTAAAAGGGATACTTCTATTGTCCCTGCTTTTTTGTACATCCTCGTATGCACAAATAAAGAAAATTACAGGTAAAGTGACAGACAACAGCGACGGCGGGCCAATACCCGGAGTTAATGTGAGTATCAAAGGTAAGCCCAGTAATGTGAGCACTAATGCAGATGGGCAATATACCATTCAAGCTGATCCTGCTACTGATGTCTTGGTATTTTCTTTTATTGGCTTCGTCAGACAATCGATTGCACTAAATAATAGACTTAGATTAGATGTAAAATTATCTTCTGACAATAAGGACCTTGATGAAGTGATTGTAGTGGGATATGGTACTAAAAAGAAATCCGAAATACTAGGTTCCATTGCTAATATTAAAGCAGAGGAAATAGAGGATTTACCGGTGCCAAATATTGCTGCTGCGTTAAGGAATAGGATACCAGGGGTAGGTGTAAATGCGGTTTCAGGAAAACCAGGTGCATCTATAACCATCAATATCCGGAACTCGGCAGTGTCCGACCAGGCCAAACTAAGTGGGGGGGTAGTCAATGAGCCATTGTATGTTATTGATGGAATTACCGTTAGCCGGGATGATTTCGATAATCTTGATCCTACCATGGTAGAGGATATTTCTTTTCTTAAAGATGCTTCTGCTGCGATTTATGGAGCTGCAGGTGCCAAAGGAGTGGTATTAATCACTACAAAAAGAGGTAAAAAAGGTAAACCTCAGATCAGCTATACAGGATTTAGAGGTGTATCAGATAATGCCTCAAATATAGATATGCTATCTGCTTATGATCATGCGCTATTATTAAATGATGGTTTCCGTATTGGAAATAATCCTGCAGGTGATTTTTTTTCAGATGCCGATCTGGAGCAATTAAAGAACAGTACAACAAAGGGATGGTTTGATGAACTATGGAGAACTTCGGCTGTAAATCGACACACCATGAATATTTCTGGAGGTTCTGATGCAATTACTTTCTTTGCAGGTGGTAATTACTATGATGAGTCTGGAAATTACGGAGGGATTAAATATAGTAAATATGCGTTCCGTTCAGGAATGAATGCCAAAATTCTTGAAGGGCTTACAGCTCAGGTAACTTTAAATGCAGATTTCAATAAAAAAACAAGTGATACCTATAAAAACGGTGGTGAAAATGATCAAGCCTTCTTTCAGCAACTAATTACTACGCCAAAATGGGTACCCATACAAATTAATGGGATGCCGGTAAACTATAATAATAATACCAATCCATTGGCAGTTGTTAATTCCGGGAATAAAATTTGGAATAAATCACAAGGACTATCGATCAATGCTTCGATTGACTACAGACCTAAAGTTGTACCAGGTTTAAGCGCAAGAATTCAATTCGGCAAGAATAACAGAAGTGGAAGTAACGGCCAGTATGTACCTCCATATACTGTTTACAACTTTGTAAAAACCGGTCAGAATGGTTTACTTTTTACCGATCAGTTACAAAGCACTGCGCCTACCACCACAGCTGTTGGTGCTGCTAATACACAGCTACTTTCCGGAAGTAACCTCAGCTCAAGTTACCAGGCTATTGCTTCCTTAAGCTATGAAAAAAAGATTGATAAACATAATTTGAGTGTGATGGCCGCCTTTGATCAGTCTGAAAATAATTCGGAGGTCTTAAGTGTCTATTGGAGGAATCAAATTTTGCCTGGGGTAGACGAATTTTGGGGTTTTGATCAAAGTACCTTTACTAAACAAGAAAGAAGTTTTGTTGAATCGGTACAGCGATCATATATCAGTAGGTTGAGCTATGATTTTGATAAAAAGTACTTCTTGGAGGGGATAGCTCGTATGGATGCATCCTCAAATTTTGCACCCGGTCACAGATGGGGGCTTTTCCCAAGTCTGGGTTTAGGATGGGCAGCAAGTGAAGAGAAATTCTTTAAAGACAATGTCAAATTTGTAGATCGTTTAAAATTTAAGATCAATTACGGGTTGGTAGGTGAAAGTAGGGTAGGTTCAAGATTATGGCAGGCCCGCTATACAGTAGATCCAAATGGTTACTTGTATAATGAAACCTTGGGGGGAGGTATAAATCCTACTATGAAACCTAATCCAAATATCAGTTGGGAAAAAGCTAGAACACTTAACGTGGGGGTAGATATGGCAATGTTGGATAACAAGATCACTTTCTCTTATGAGTTTTATCATAGATTCTCTTATGATATGTATGACAAAGGAAACAATGAAAATTTCCCTATGTATGCAGGTTTTGAAGCTCCGTTGTTGAATTATCAGGAGCGTACCAATTGGGGGTCAGAATTTAGCTTAGGTTACCGCACTAAAATCGGGGCAAACTGGGGAGTGAATACGAATGTATTGTTTGGTTTCGCTAACAATCGTATCGATAAAATGTTCTACAATCAATTCCAGCTATGGGACATCACTTATCCCGATTTGAAGTATCAGTTTGGAACAGATACAAAAAAATACAACAGCTCTAACTACGGTCTGATTACTAAAGGAATGTTTAGGACGCAAGCACAATTAGATGCTTTCATGAACGAAAATCCAACCTATACCATCAATAATAAAGTGCCTCAGGTTGGTTGGTTATATTATGAAGATACAAATGGAGACGGCAAAATAACGGAGAAAGATCAGGTACCCATGTTCAATAGTACCAATTCTTTTGGTGTAGGTTTCAATGTTGGAATATCTTATAAAACTTTAAGCCTCAATACTAATTTTGTAACCAGGTTTGGTGGAAAAGAGTTTTATGACAGTAAATCAAAAGCACCGGCAAGTAAAACTGTAAACGTTCCTGCTTATTGGAAAGACCACTGGACACCGGAAAATCCAGATGCAAAATTTCCAAGATTTGACGATGCGGGTATAGGGGCAGGCTGGAATTCTGATTTTTGGGCTGTAAGTGGTACCATGATCAGGATCAATAGCATGACATTAACCTACAAAATGCCAAAAAATATCCTAAGTAGAATTGGTATTGCAGATTCAAGACTGGTATTAACCGGAAATAATCTTTGGACAATCATCAACCCATTAAAGTATAAAGACCCATATTCTTCAACGATATATGATTATCCAACTTTAAGAACAGTTTCTTTAGGCTTGAATGTTAGTTTATAA
- a CDS encoding RagB/SusD family nutrient uptake outer membrane protein → MKLNTIIFFTAAILLGLSSCQKVLDKKDLGSLDGGLIFNDSTLAFFNLSFVYDQNLPSWYGNTGGAISGNGTFSDEAQGTQLFFSGQVISTTVADFGTGLSNTNNWGKIRKINEFIRDVKNGSMPEATKNRMLAEAMFFRAFRYFDLVRLYGGVPIVLEPMDPIGEANKEGNMLPREPTSACIQQIIADLDFGIQNLPGKWPSTNDWGRMTKGAAAAFKGRVLLTYASPQFNPNDLQERWQVAYDANVKAKELLDIYGFGLNSSYANLWFQEVNNPEAVIITGYNTKSGDNSRKSNTYDLQTRPTYLSSGNGGSNAPTWDFVKDYPMKDGKKPGLSTTYPYDEQHYYKNRDPRFDNTIAYNGCTWSILGDATYRLWTYIGYKIDDKGVVTYVTTEPNGSNTGFYLRKAISPTATRDALPYSGTDWIELRYAEVLLNLAESACGINKTTQNQEAYQGLIALRKRAGIDAGADGMYGLQQGLGRSALFDAILYERKIELAFEGKRFWDLRRWKKFETELNGKKRTGLRMRLKIGAGIPTSDQLENTRNTLNLDDIYTNYMELETQVKDGANINWKPEYYFFAIPDGALNNNTKLKQNNTWGGPFNPLN, encoded by the coding sequence ATGAAATTAAATACAATCATATTTTTTACTGCAGCCATTTTGTTAGGTTTAAGCAGTTGTCAGAAAGTTCTTGATAAAAAAGATTTAGGATCATTGGATGGGGGTTTGATTTTTAACGATTCAACACTTGCATTTTTTAACTTGAGTTTTGTCTACGATCAAAATCTTCCTTCATGGTATGGAAATACTGGAGGTGCCATTAGCGGAAATGGAACTTTTTCTGATGAAGCACAGGGAACTCAGTTGTTTTTTTCGGGGCAGGTAATTTCCACTACTGTTGCTGATTTTGGTACAGGATTAAGCAATACCAATAATTGGGGTAAAATTAGAAAAATCAATGAATTTATCAGAGATGTGAAAAATGGTAGCATGCCAGAAGCAACTAAAAACAGAATGCTGGCGGAAGCGATGTTTTTCCGGGCTTTTAGGTATTTTGATTTGGTTAGGTTATATGGTGGAGTACCTATTGTACTTGAACCGATGGATCCAATAGGAGAAGCAAATAAAGAAGGTAATATGCTGCCAAGAGAGCCAACATCAGCATGTATCCAGCAAATTATTGCCGATTTGGATTTTGGAATTCAAAATTTGCCAGGTAAATGGCCTTCAACTAACGACTGGGGAAGAATGACAAAAGGAGCTGCAGCTGCTTTTAAAGGTAGAGTGTTATTGACTTATGCAAGTCCACAATTTAATCCAAATGATTTACAGGAAAGATGGCAAGTAGCCTATGATGCTAATGTGAAGGCTAAGGAGCTTTTAGATATATATGGTTTTGGATTAAACTCTTCCTATGCTAACCTATGGTTTCAGGAAGTAAATAATCCTGAGGCAGTTATTATTACTGGTTATAATACAAAAAGTGGAGATAATTCAAGAAAAAGCAATACATATGACCTGCAAACACGACCAACCTATTTAAGTAGTGGTAACGGAGGTTCTAATGCGCCTACATGGGATTTCGTAAAGGATTATCCAATGAAAGATGGCAAAAAGCCAGGGTTATCTACAACTTATCCTTATGATGAACAGCATTATTACAAAAATAGAGATCCAAGATTTGACAATACCATTGCTTACAACGGATGTACCTGGAGCATACTAGGTGATGCAACATATCGATTATGGACTTATATAGGTTATAAAATAGATGACAAAGGTGTTGTAACCTATGTAACTACTGAACCGAATGGCAGTAATACGGGCTTTTATTTGAGAAAGGCCATTAGCCCGACCGCAACCAGAGACGCTTTACCTTATTCCGGTACGGATTGGATAGAGCTTAGATATGCAGAAGTACTATTGAATTTAGCAGAAAGTGCTTGTGGAATTAACAAAACAACACAAAATCAGGAAGCTTATCAGGGGTTAATCGCATTGCGGAAAAGAGCTGGTATTGATGCAGGAGCAGATGGTATGTATGGTTTGCAGCAAGGACTAGGACGTTCGGCATTATTCGATGCAATTTTATACGAACGTAAAATAGAACTTGCATTTGAAGGTAAGCGTTTCTGGGATTTGCGTAGATGGAAAAAATTTGAAACAGAGCTAAACGGTAAAAAAAGGACTGGTTTGAGAATGAGGCTGAAAATAGGCGCAGGTATTCCTACTTCTGATCAGCTTGAAAACACAAGGAATACACTCAATCTGGATGATATTTATACTAACTATATGGAGCTTGAGACTCAGGTTAAAGATGGTGCCAATATTAACTGGAAACCTGAGTATTATTTCTTCGCCATTCCGGATGGGGCATTGAACAACAATACAAAGTTGAAGCAAAATAATACCTGGGGTGGTCCATTTAACCCATTAAATTAA